CTTTTCTTTTTCTGCTTCTGTTGTGAAACTAGCTCGAATAGCATTCTGATTAAAGCGGTAAAAATCCTCTTTCGTAGTGCCAAAATGTTCAACAAATAAAGCGTATTCCTTGGTTAAGTTGGTGGCTGATACGGTACGATTATCAGTATTAATCGTTATATTTGCCCCCATATCATGCAAGACCTGATACGGAAAATCCGCCAAACTTGGAGCAGCTCCTGTCTGTAGATTACTAGTCAGACACATCTCAATCGTTGCCCCTGCCTTAACAAACTCCTCCATAATCTTAGAATCTTTGATAAGGGCTGTTCCATGACCAATACGTGGAATACCTAATTGAAGAGCATAAGCGACATTTGCTACGCAACCGCATTCCCCTGCATGAAAGGTCAATGGTAATCCTAACTCTTGTATTTCTTTGATTGCTTGTTCTAATACCTGTGTCGGAAAATCTGCCTCGTTGCCTGCAAAATCAAATCCCACCAATCCTCTTTTTGCTAAATCAACAACTTCTGTGAACAGCTCCTGTGTCTGTCTTACTGAACTTTGTTTCAAACCACAAACCAATACTTTACTAACAATACCAAATTCGTCTTGAGCCTGCTCTAGACCTTGTAAAACTGCCTCTACTGTCTCAACAGCACTCAAACCCTGATCCATAGACAATTCCGGAGCAAATCGAATCTCCATATAAAGAACATTCTCCTTCGCCGCTTGCGTAGCAACATCATAGGCTGCAAGCTTGAGCGCTTCTTTGGTCTGCAATAAGGGACGAATAAAGTCAAAAACCGTTAAATAATCCAGCAAGCTTTCTGCTTTTTCTGGAGCCGTAACAAGTCGTCGCAATTCCTCATCGCTTTCTGGCAGCACAATATGAGCCCATTTCGCTAACTGTCGAATGGCACTAAACGACAAGGAACCATCCAAATGACAATGAAGTTCTGTTTTTGCTAATTTTTTAAGAATGTTTTTCTGCATTTTCCACCTCTTCATTCGTTTATTGTTATCCATCATATCAAATTTAAATTAAATTTCAATAAGTAATAGCTAAAAAACAGAATGATTGCACATAAAA
Above is a window of Streptococcus sp. zg-86 DNA encoding:
- the add gene encoding adenosine deaminase, whose amino-acid sequence is MQKNILKKLAKTELHCHLDGSLSFSAIRQLAKWAHIVLPESDEELRRLVTAPEKAESLLDYLTVFDFIRPLLQTKEALKLAAYDVATQAAKENVLYMEIRFAPELSMDQGLSAVETVEAVLQGLEQAQDEFGIVSKVLVCGLKQSSVRQTQELFTEVVDLAKRGLVGFDFAGNEADFPTQVLEQAIKEIQELGLPLTFHAGECGCVANVAYALQLGIPRIGHGTALIKDSKIMEEFVKAGATIEMCLTSNLQTGAAPSLADFPYQVLHDMGANITINTDNRTVSATNLTKEYALFVEHFGTTKEDFYRFNQNAIRASFTTEAEKEKLLKQLAMAYQE